The Microbacterium limosum genome contains a region encoding:
- a CDS encoding SAF domain-containing protein, which yields MDAEHSVRARPRVFWSDARFFVGLGLVVLSVAGVWATIAAARTTTPVLAASRTIVAGERIAEADLRVVDVSLGVASDRYLAGGELGPGAVAARTIPRGELIATEAVTDAAASATASVVVTTSTKVPASVGAGGVVELWSAPPLEDGGFGTPAILVPDATVVRVDADQGVLASAGASTELVIPRADVAAVLAAVSSGAALSVVPSGVPG from the coding sequence ATGGATGCCGAACACTCGGTGCGCGCCCGGCCACGCGTCTTCTGGTCGGACGCCCGATTCTTCGTCGGGCTGGGTCTTGTGGTCCTGTCGGTGGCGGGGGTGTGGGCCACGATCGCCGCGGCGCGGACGACGACTCCGGTGCTGGCCGCGTCACGGACGATCGTCGCCGGCGAGCGGATCGCAGAGGCGGACCTGCGGGTCGTTGACGTCTCGCTCGGCGTCGCTTCGGACCGCTACCTCGCGGGTGGCGAGCTGGGGCCCGGCGCGGTGGCGGCGAGGACCATTCCGCGGGGCGAGCTGATCGCGACCGAGGCGGTGACGGATGCCGCGGCATCCGCCACCGCCTCGGTCGTCGTCACGACATCGACGAAGGTGCCCGCATCCGTCGGTGCGGGCGGCGTCGTCGAGCTGTGGTCCGCACCGCCGCTCGAGGACGGCGGATTCGGCACGCCCGCCATCCTCGTGCCGGACGCGACGGTCGTGCGGGTCGACGCCGACCAGGGCGTGCTCGCGTCTGCGGGCGCCAGCACCGAACTGGTCATCCCGCGAGCCGACGTCGCGGCCGTGCTCGCGGCGGTCTCGTCCGGCGCTGCGCTGTCGGTCGTGCCCTCGGGCGTGCCCGGATGA
- the secA gene encoding preprotein translocase subunit SecA, whose translation MANPLEKLLRAGEGRVLKRLQQVVKAVAALEEDYAQLTDEELRGETAELRARYAAGETLDQLMPEAFAAVREAAKRTLGMRPYDVQIMGGAALHLGNIAEMKTGEGKTLVATLPAYLNAIAGEGVHVITVNDFLATYQSELMGRVFRALGMTTGVIVAGQTPAQRREQYAADITYGTNNEFGFDYLRDNMAWRKEDLVQRGHFFAIVDEVDSILIDEARTPLIISGPSSGEANRWFTEFAKIARTLEVGVDYEVDEKKRTIGVLEPGIEKIEDYLGIDNLYESANTPLISFLNNSIKATALFKRDADYVVINDEVMIVDEHTGRILAGRRYNEGIHQAIEAKEGVPVKAENQTLATVTLQNYFRLYDKLSGMTGTAETEAAEFMSTYKLGVVPIPTNRPMVRKDQPDLVYKNEQAKFVQVVEDIARRHEEGQPVLVGTVSVEKSEYLSRMLAKKGIKHEVLNAKNHAREAEIVARAGRLGAVTVATNMAGRGTDIMLGGNAEFLAVQEMKARGLDPVETPEEYEAAWDEVFEGTRATVAEEAEKVVAVGGLYVLGTERHESRRIDNQLRGRSGRQGDPGESRFYLSLTDDLMRLFQSGAAEAILARANFPDDVAIESSMVSRAIKSAQSQVESRNAETRKNVLKYDDVLNRQREAIYSDRRHILAGDDIADRVQHFIEDAVTAVIAEHTGSGHSEGWDFDALWTELKTMYPVGVTIEEVVAEAGAKGRITTDGLTRELVSDAKIAYAAREETLGAEAMRELERRVVLQVLDRRWRDHLYEMDYLKDGIGLRAMAQRDPLIEYQREGFQMFQSMMGQIKEESVGYLFNLEVEVRRAGEGEQAHAEVEAKGLSEGPGDQKLEFSAPNDAGEIEVRNERGQVQQAATAKLQRAAAARAQGQDAPAPAAAARGAFGQPTDGAGAAPGNRAERRAASKKK comes from the coding sequence GTGGCCAATCCCCTCGAGAAACTGCTGCGTGCCGGTGAGGGCCGTGTGCTCAAGAGGCTCCAGCAGGTCGTCAAAGCCGTGGCCGCCCTCGAGGAGGACTATGCGCAGCTGACCGACGAGGAACTGCGCGGGGAGACCGCGGAGCTGCGCGCCCGGTACGCGGCGGGGGAGACGCTCGATCAGCTGATGCCCGAGGCCTTCGCCGCGGTGCGCGAGGCGGCCAAGCGCACGCTCGGGATGCGCCCGTACGACGTGCAGATCATGGGCGGTGCGGCCCTTCATCTCGGCAACATCGCCGAGATGAAGACCGGTGAGGGCAAGACCCTCGTGGCGACCCTTCCCGCGTATCTGAATGCGATCGCCGGCGAGGGCGTGCACGTCATCACCGTCAACGACTTCCTCGCGACGTATCAGTCCGAGCTGATGGGGCGCGTCTTCCGTGCGCTCGGCATGACCACGGGCGTCATCGTCGCGGGGCAGACCCCCGCGCAGCGCCGCGAGCAGTACGCCGCCGACATCACCTACGGCACGAACAACGAGTTCGGCTTCGACTACCTGCGCGACAACATGGCCTGGCGCAAGGAGGACCTCGTCCAGCGCGGACACTTCTTCGCGATCGTCGACGAGGTCGACTCGATCCTCATCGACGAGGCGCGCACGCCGCTCATCATCTCGGGTCCCTCCTCCGGCGAGGCCAACCGCTGGTTCACCGAATTCGCGAAGATCGCCCGCACGCTCGAGGTCGGAGTCGACTACGAGGTCGATGAGAAGAAGCGCACGATCGGCGTCCTGGAGCCCGGCATCGAGAAGATCGAGGACTACCTCGGCATCGACAATCTGTACGAATCCGCCAACACGCCCCTGATCTCGTTCCTCAACAACTCGATCAAGGCGACGGCGCTGTTCAAGCGCGACGCCGACTACGTCGTCATCAACGACGAGGTCATGATCGTCGACGAGCACACCGGTCGCATCCTCGCCGGGCGTCGCTACAACGAGGGCATCCACCAGGCGATCGAGGCGAAGGAGGGGGTTCCGGTCAAGGCGGAGAACCAGACCCTCGCCACCGTCACGCTGCAGAACTACTTCCGCCTCTACGACAAGCTCTCGGGCATGACGGGAACCGCGGAGACCGAGGCCGCCGAGTTCATGTCGACCTACAAGCTCGGCGTCGTCCCGATCCCCACCAACCGGCCGATGGTGCGCAAGGATCAGCCGGACCTCGTCTACAAGAACGAGCAGGCCAAGTTCGTGCAGGTCGTGGAGGACATCGCGCGCCGCCACGAGGAGGGACAGCCGGTCCTCGTCGGGACGGTGAGCGTGGAGAAGAGCGAGTACCTCTCCCGCATGCTCGCCAAGAAGGGCATCAAGCACGAGGTACTCAACGCCAAGAACCACGCCCGTGAGGCCGAGATCGTCGCCCGCGCCGGTCGGCTCGGCGCCGTCACCGTGGCGACGAACATGGCGGGACGCGGCACCGACATCATGCTGGGCGGAAACGCCGAGTTCCTTGCGGTGCAGGAGATGAAGGCGCGCGGACTCGACCCCGTGGAGACGCCGGAGGAGTACGAGGCCGCCTGGGACGAGGTGTTCGAGGGCACCCGGGCGACGGTCGCCGAGGAGGCCGAGAAGGTCGTCGCGGTCGGGGGCCTGTACGTCCTGGGCACCGAGCGGCACGAGTCCCGACGGATCGACAACCAGCTCCGCGGCCGATCCGGCCGTCAGGGCGATCCCGGCGAGAGCCGCTTCTACCTGTCCCTCACCGACGACCTCATGCGCCTGTTCCAGTCGGGCGCGGCCGAGGCGATCCTCGCGCGGGCGAATTTCCCCGACGATGTCGCGATCGAGTCCTCGATGGTGAGCCGCGCGATCAAGAGCGCCCAGTCCCAGGTCGAGTCCCGCAACGCCGAGACGCGCAAGAACGTCCTGAAGTACGACGATGTGCTCAACCGGCAGCGCGAGGCGATCTACTCCGACCGGCGCCACATCCTCGCGGGGGATGACATCGCCGATCGCGTGCAGCACTTCATCGAGGACGCCGTCACGGCGGTCATCGCGGAGCACACGGGGTCGGGTCACAGCGAGGGCTGGGATTTCGACGCGCTGTGGACCGAGCTGAAGACGATGTACCCCGTCGGCGTCACGATCGAGGAGGTCGTCGCCGAGGCGGGTGCCAAGGGCCGCATCACGACGGACGGGCTCACCCGCGAGCTCGTCTCCGACGCGAAGATCGCCTACGCCGCCCGTGAGGAGACCCTGGGCGCCGAGGCGATGCGCGAACTGGAGCGACGCGTCGTGCTCCAGGTGCTGGACCGCCGCTGGCGCGACCACCTCTACGAGATGGACTACCTGAAGGACGGCATCGGCCTGCGGGCGATGGCCCAGCGCGACCCGCTCATCGAGTACCAGCGCGAGGGCTTCCAGATGTTCCAGTCGATGATGGGGCAGATCAAGGAGGAGTCGGTCGGCTACCTCTTCAACCTCGAGGTCGAGGTGCGTCGTGCCGGCGAGGGCGAGCAGGCGCACGCCGAGGTCGAGGCGAAGGGCCTGTCCGAGGGCCCCGGCGATCAGAAGCTCGAGTTCTCCGCGCCGAACGACGCCGGCGAGATCGAGGTGCGCAACGAGCGCGGACAGGTGCAGCAGGCGGCCACCGCCAAGCTGCAGCGCGCCGCGGCGGCGCGGGCTCAGGGCCAGGACGCCCCGGCGCCCGCGGCCGCCGCGCGGGGCGCGTTCGGTCAGCCCACGGATGGCGCGGGGGCCGCGCCGGGCAACCGCGCCGAGCGCCGCGCGGCGTCGAAGAAGAAGTAG
- a CDS encoding helix-turn-helix domain-containing protein, which translates to MSESPPFGVRYLAPSQVAELLSISVDEVLDLVHEGRLRGARLGSPAKWRIEEESLRGYIDDQVEEARQMHLWQQSQAASFPEVWNPGGSTRPE; encoded by the coding sequence ATGTCCGAAAGCCCCCCCTTCGGCGTGCGTTACCTCGCCCCCTCCCAGGTGGCCGAGCTCCTCAGCATCTCCGTCGACGAGGTGCTCGACCTCGTCCACGAAGGTCGGCTTCGCGGCGCCCGCCTCGGCTCACCCGCGAAGTGGCGCATCGAGGAGGAGAGCCTGCGGGGGTACATCGACGACCAGGTCGAAGAGGCCCGGCAGATGCATCTGTGGCAGCAGTCGCAGGCCGCGAGCTTCCCCGAGGTGTGGAACCCGGGCGGATCCACCCGCCCCGAGTAG
- a CDS encoding histidine kinase: MRKDPVTVAAAVVVAVEGIALAATAVWMIAALVAGGAGDGPSALALILMTAAGSAALVAFAVAILGRHGWARSGAIVAQLLILAVALGAATGAYGSLATAVVLAAPAILALALVIAAARAAARPRSGDAAQE, encoded by the coding sequence ATGCGCAAGGACCCCGTCACCGTCGCAGCAGCGGTCGTCGTGGCCGTCGAGGGCATCGCACTCGCGGCGACGGCCGTGTGGATGATCGCCGCGCTCGTGGCCGGGGGCGCGGGGGACGGCCCCAGCGCCTTGGCACTGATCCTGATGACCGCCGCCGGATCGGCGGCGCTCGTCGCGTTCGCGGTCGCGATCCTCGGGCGGCACGGGTGGGCGCGCTCGGGCGCGATCGTTGCGCAACTCCTCATCCTCGCCGTCGCACTCGGGGCCGCGACGGGGGCCTACGGCAGCCTCGCCACGGCGGTGGTTCTCGCGGCGCCCGCGATCCTCGCGCTCGCCCTCGTGATCGCCGCGGCTCGTGCCGCCGCCCGCCCGCGATCGGGTGACGCGGCACAGGAGTGA
- a CDS encoding WhiB family transcriptional regulator, with protein MDWRDKAACLTVDPELFFPVGNTGPAVDQIEKAKAVCARCTVTEICLQYALESGQDSGVWGGLSEDERRALKRRAARARRAS; from the coding sequence ATGGATTGGCGCGACAAGGCCGCCTGCCTCACGGTCGACCCGGAACTGTTCTTCCCCGTCGGAAATACCGGACCTGCGGTCGACCAGATCGAAAAGGCGAAGGCCGTCTGCGCCCGATGCACCGTGACCGAGATCTGCCTGCAGTACGCTCTCGAGTCCGGTCAGGACTCGGGCGTGTGGGGCGGACTCTCCGAAGACGAGCGCCGCGCCCTCAAGCGCCGCGCCGCCCGCGCCCGCCGCGCGTCCTGA
- the rsgA gene encoding ribosome small subunit-dependent GTPase A — MTGAAWWDDDADDDEPEYDEADVRVRPNPKGNRPRTKRRPSHDDAVIGRVLGVDRGRYAVLLHEDTADEREVIATRARELRKQPIVTGDAARVVGDTTGDEGTLARIIGIEERRTLLRRSADDTDQVERVIVANADQMLVVVAAADPEPRARLVDRYLVAALDAGIRPLLVVTKTDLADPTDFLSHFEGLDLEVITSARGEMPLERIGAELVGHSTVFVGHSGVGKSTLVNALVPSALRATGHVNQVTGRGRHTSSSTVSLRYTSPAGNGWVIDTPGVRSFGLGHIDPANILRAFTDLAELAEQCPRGCTHLPDAPDCALVEALHAGRLGPTAAARLDSLQRLLTTFGTSV; from the coding sequence ATGACCGGCGCCGCCTGGTGGGACGACGACGCGGACGACGACGAGCCCGAATACGACGAGGCGGATGTCCGGGTCCGGCCCAATCCGAAGGGCAACCGGCCGCGCACCAAACGACGCCCGAGCCACGACGACGCGGTCATCGGCCGAGTCCTGGGGGTCGATCGCGGGCGCTACGCCGTCCTCCTGCACGAGGACACCGCCGACGAGCGCGAAGTGATCGCCACGCGGGCCCGCGAACTGCGCAAGCAGCCGATCGTCACGGGGGACGCCGCGCGAGTCGTGGGAGACACGACGGGCGACGAGGGCACCCTCGCCCGCATCATCGGGATCGAGGAGCGCAGGACCCTGCTGCGGCGCTCGGCCGACGACACCGACCAGGTCGAACGGGTCATCGTCGCCAACGCCGATCAGATGCTGGTGGTGGTGGCCGCGGCCGACCCCGAACCGCGGGCGCGCCTCGTGGACAGATACCTGGTCGCCGCGCTCGACGCCGGCATCCGGCCGCTCCTCGTCGTCACGAAGACCGACCTCGCCGACCCGACCGACTTCCTGTCCCACTTCGAGGGGCTCGACCTCGAAGTCATCACGAGCGCCCGCGGCGAGATGCCTCTCGAGCGCATCGGTGCCGAGCTCGTGGGTCACTCGACCGTCTTCGTCGGGCACTCGGGCGTCGGCAAGTCCACCCTCGTCAACGCCCTCGTGCCCTCTGCACTGCGGGCCACGGGCCATGTCAACCAGGTGACGGGACGCGGACGCCACACCTCGTCCTCGACGGTGTCCCTGCGCTACACCTCCCCCGCCGGCAACGGCTGGGTCATCGACACCCCGGGCGTGCGCTCGTTCGGGCTCGGCCACATCGACCCGGCGAACATCCTGCGCGCGTTCACAGACCTCGCAGAGCTCGCCGAGCAGTGCCCCCGCGGCTGCACCCACCTCCCCGACGCGCCCGACTGCGCGCTCGTGGAGGCCCTGCACGCCGGCCGTCTGGGGCCGACGGCGGCCGCCCGTCTGGATTCGCTCCAGCGCCTGCTGACGACGTTCGGCACATCGGTCTGA
- a CDS encoding IS110 family transposase has product MLFLGDDWAEAHHDIELQDEQGAVLVRRRLPEGVTGLARLHALIADHLDDADDPSVVFVGIETDRGGWVQALIAAGYSVYPINPQQSARYRQRHSTSGAKSDPGDAHVLAEIVRTDRDHHRPATGDSDLAEAVKVLARTHQTMIWSKQRQANQLRSMLREFYPAALTAFSDDLAGRDALAVLAAAPTPAAGRALTRTRLVSVLRRAGRRRNLEHRAIEILTALRSEQLELSGPVAAAYGAGVTAIGARVLAEFGDDPDRFADAKARRNYAGTSPITRASGTRRVVLARYARNRRLADTMHQQAFCALSTSPGARAFYDAHRAAGNTHHAALRALSNRLVGILDGCLRHHTRYDETIAWAHRHTLAA; this is encoded by the coding sequence ATGTTGTTCCTCGGTGATGACTGGGCGGAAGCCCACCACGACATCGAACTGCAGGACGAGCAGGGCGCAGTGCTGGTTCGGCGTCGACTGCCGGAGGGGGTGACGGGGTTGGCGCGGTTGCACGCGCTGATCGCGGATCATCTCGACGACGCCGACGATCCGAGCGTGGTGTTCGTGGGGATCGAGACGGATCGGGGCGGGTGGGTGCAGGCTCTGATCGCGGCCGGGTACTCGGTGTATCCGATCAACCCGCAGCAGTCGGCCCGGTACCGTCAGCGGCACTCGACGTCGGGCGCGAAGAGCGACCCCGGGGATGCGCACGTGCTCGCGGAGATCGTCCGCACCGACCGTGATCATCACCGGCCCGCGACCGGCGACAGCGACCTCGCCGAGGCCGTGAAGGTGCTGGCGCGGACCCATCAGACGATGATCTGGTCGAAGCAGCGGCAGGCCAATCAGCTGCGGTCGATGCTGCGAGAGTTCTACCCTGCCGCGTTGACCGCGTTCAGCGACGACCTCGCCGGACGAGACGCCCTCGCCGTCCTCGCCGCCGCGCCGACCCCGGCCGCCGGACGGGCACTGACCCGGACCCGGCTGGTCTCAGTGCTGCGCCGGGCGGGACGGCGACGCAACCTCGAACACCGCGCGATCGAGATCCTCACCGCTCTCCGGTCCGAGCAGCTCGAACTGTCCGGACCAGTCGCGGCCGCCTACGGCGCCGGGGTCACCGCGATCGGCGCGAGGGTGCTCGCCGAGTTCGGAGACGACCCCGACCGCTTCGCCGACGCGAAAGCGCGCCGGAACTACGCCGGCACCAGCCCCATCACCCGCGCGTCCGGCACCCGACGGGTCGTGCTCGCCCGCTACGCCCGCAACAGACGCCTCGCAGACACCATGCACCAACAGGCGTTCTGCGCACTCAGCACGTCACCCGGCGCTCGAGCGTTCTACGACGCCCACCGCGCCGCGGGAAACACCCACCACGCTGCGCTACGAGCCCTCTCGAACCGGCTCGTCGGGATCCTCGACGGCTGCCTCCGCCACCACACCCGCTACGACGAAACCATCGCCTGGGCACACCGCCACACCCTCGCCGCTTGA
- a CDS encoding pyridoxal phosphate-dependent aminotransferase, protein MSSLRPLDQSSKLKNVLYEIRGNALVEAARLEAEGHTVLKLNTGNPATFGFEAPYQIVRDMIAAIPTAHGYSESRGILSARRAVVYRYEEEAGFPRVDPDDVFLGNGVSELITMTMQALLDEGDEVLIPAPDYPLWTAMTSLAGGTPVHYVCDELHEWQPDLEDIRAKITPRTKAIVVINPNNPTGAVYSREVLEGIVQIAREHSLLLLSDEIYDRILFDDAQHIPLASVAPDLLCLTFNGLSKTYRVAGYRSGWLVITGPKRHAAGFLEGINLLASTRLCPNVPAQHAVQAALSGVQSIDSLIAPTGRLHEQRDVAWEGLEAIPGVSCVKPRGALYAFPRLDPDVYEIPDDAKFVYDFLVAERVLLVQGTGFNWPTTDHLRIVTLPESRVLADAIERLGNFLASYRP, encoded by the coding sequence ATGAGCAGCCTCCGTCCCCTCGATCAGTCCTCGAAGCTGAAGAACGTCCTCTACGAGATCCGCGGCAACGCCCTCGTCGAGGCCGCACGGCTCGAGGCCGAGGGGCACACGGTGCTCAAGCTCAACACCGGCAACCCGGCGACCTTCGGGTTCGAGGCGCCGTACCAGATCGTCCGCGACATGATCGCCGCGATCCCCACCGCGCACGGCTACAGCGAGAGCCGCGGCATCCTGTCGGCGCGGCGCGCCGTCGTCTATCGGTACGAGGAGGAGGCGGGCTTCCCGCGCGTCGACCCCGACGACGTCTTCCTCGGCAACGGCGTCTCCGAGCTGATCACGATGACGATGCAGGCGCTTCTCGACGAGGGCGACGAGGTGCTGATCCCCGCGCCGGACTATCCGCTGTGGACCGCCATGACGAGCCTCGCCGGCGGTACGCCCGTCCACTACGTGTGCGACGAGTTGCACGAGTGGCAACCCGACCTCGAGGACATCCGGGCGAAGATCACCCCGCGCACGAAAGCGATCGTCGTGATCAACCCCAACAACCCGACGGGCGCCGTCTACTCCCGTGAGGTGCTGGAGGGCATCGTCCAGATCGCGCGCGAGCACTCGCTGCTGCTTCTGTCCGATGAGATCTACGACCGCATCCTGTTCGACGACGCCCAGCACATCCCGCTCGCGAGCGTCGCGCCCGATCTGCTGTGCCTGACGTTCAACGGGTTGTCGAAGACCTATCGTGTGGCCGGATACCGTTCCGGGTGGCTCGTCATCACGGGCCCGAAGCGGCATGCCGCGGGCTTCCTGGAGGGCATCAATCTGCTCGCGTCGACCCGGCTGTGCCCGAACGTCCCCGCGCAGCACGCCGTGCAGGCGGCCCTGTCCGGTGTGCAGTCGATCGATTCCCTCATCGCGCCCACGGGGCGGCTGCACGAGCAGCGCGACGTCGCCTGGGAGGGCCTGGAGGCGATTCCCGGGGTGTCCTGCGTCAAGCCGCGCGGTGCGCTCTACGCGTTCCCGCGACTGGATCCCGACGTGTACGAGATACCCGACGACGCGAAGTTCGTCTACGATTTCCTCGTCGCGGAGCGTGTGCTGCTCGTGCAGGGGACGGGCTTCAACTGGCCGACCACCGATCACCTGCGCATCGTCACGCTGCCGGAGTCCCGCGTGCTCGCCGACGCCATCGAACGGCTGGGCAACTTCCTCGCGTCCTACCGCCCCTGA
- the bcp gene encoding thioredoxin-dependent thiol peroxidase, with translation MNSARLEAGTTAPDFTLIDQDEREVALSSLRGRRVILYFYPAAMTPGCTTQACDFRDSLSSLQGAGYTVLGISRDTPAKLREFRDNDALTFDLLSDPDHAVHDAYGAWGEKTNYGKTVEGVLRSTFVVDEEGTLTHVLYNVKATGHVARLRATLGLDD, from the coding sequence GTGAACAGCGCCAGACTCGAAGCCGGTACGACCGCACCCGATTTCACCCTGATCGACCAGGACGAACGCGAGGTCGCCCTGTCGAGTCTTCGCGGACGCCGCGTCATCCTCTACTTCTATCCCGCCGCGATGACGCCCGGATGCACGACGCAGGCCTGCGACTTCCGCGACAGCCTCTCCTCCCTTCAGGGCGCGGGCTACACGGTGCTCGGCATCTCGCGGGACACACCCGCGAAGCTGCGCGAGTTCCGCGACAACGACGCGCTCACGTTCGATCTCCTGAGCGACCCCGACCACGCCGTCCATGACGCGTACGGCGCCTGGGGCGAGAAGACCAACTACGGCAAGACCGTCGAGGGAGTACTGCGCTCGACGTTCGTCGTCGACGAGGAGGGGACGCTCACGCACGTCCTCTACAACGTCAAGGCCACCGGCCACGTGGCGCGGCTGCGGGCGACGCTCGGCCTGGACGACTGA
- a CDS encoding sensor histidine kinase, which produces MSTLTDLVYAQALSSDADVEWLHRLAGDGQLLADLAFADIVVWVPTPDDSFVAVAHTRPSGAATLFYRDIVGDRVRPQWATQVREAFRTAAIVDSASPDWFEETPTRVRAVPIVRDDRREGSEPTVVGVLTRHTNLGEARAPSRQQITFNDCADDLFGMIASGDFPDLSAPTGPRRGAPRASDGLIRLDVNGITTFASPNALSAWGRLGFDDELEGESLSEVTAKVLPTKQTIDESLPLVVSGRAPWRSDIEARGVAVSLRAIPLRARGERIGAIILCRDVTEIRHQEQELITKDATIREIHHRVKNNLQTVASLLRIQARRTHSEEARDALTQAMRRVSAIAVVHDTLSEGLAQSVDFDEVFARVLKLVAEVAAGAGTRAQTRSIGTFGELPSEYATPLALALTELVTNAVEHGLAGREGQVEIEAMRSTSRLKVSVRDTGSGLPEGQVGRGLGTQIVRTLIQGELGGTIDWHTLVGSGTEVTIDIPLRWIDRSRADTRPVPLGH; this is translated from the coding sequence GTGTCGACGCTCACCGATCTCGTCTACGCCCAGGCGCTCTCCAGCGATGCCGACGTGGAATGGCTGCACCGCCTTGCGGGCGACGGCCAGCTGCTGGCCGACCTCGCTTTCGCCGACATCGTCGTCTGGGTCCCTACGCCCGACGACTCGTTCGTCGCCGTCGCCCACACCCGACCGTCCGGCGCCGCCACGCTCTTCTACCGCGACATCGTCGGCGACCGGGTGCGGCCCCAGTGGGCGACCCAGGTGCGTGAGGCATTCCGCACCGCCGCGATCGTCGACTCGGCGTCGCCCGACTGGTTCGAGGAGACCCCCACGCGGGTGCGCGCCGTGCCGATCGTGCGCGACGACCGCCGCGAGGGGAGCGAGCCGACCGTGGTGGGGGTGCTCACCCGCCACACGAACCTCGGGGAGGCGCGGGCGCCGAGCCGTCAGCAGATCACGTTCAACGACTGCGCAGACGACCTCTTCGGGATGATCGCCTCGGGGGACTTCCCCGATCTCTCGGCGCCGACCGGACCGCGGCGCGGCGCCCCGCGCGCGTCCGACGGACTCATCCGCCTCGACGTCAACGGCATCACCACCTTCGCGAGCCCGAACGCGCTCTCGGCGTGGGGGCGCCTGGGATTCGACGACGAGCTCGAAGGCGAATCGCTCAGCGAGGTGACCGCGAAGGTCCTGCCGACGAAGCAGACGATCGACGAGTCGCTCCCGCTCGTGGTGTCCGGCCGCGCCCCGTGGCGCTCCGACATCGAGGCGCGGGGAGTGGCCGTGTCGCTGCGGGCGATCCCGCTGCGGGCCCGCGGCGAGCGGATCGGCGCCATCATCCTCTGCCGCGATGTGACGGAGATCCGGCACCAGGAGCAGGAGCTGATCACCAAGGACGCGACGATCCGCGAGATCCACCACCGCGTCAAGAACAATCTGCAGACGGTGGCCTCGCTGCTGCGGATCCAGGCGCGTCGGACGCATTCCGAGGAGGCGCGTGACGCTCTCACGCAGGCCATGCGGCGCGTCTCCGCGATCGCCGTCGTGCACGACACCCTCTCCGAGGGGCTCGCCCAGTCCGTCGACTTCGACGAGGTGTTCGCTCGGGTCCTCAAGCTCGTGGCCGAGGTTGCCGCGGGTGCCGGCACCAGGGCGCAGACGCGCTCGATCGGCACGTTCGGCGAGCTGCCCAGCGAGTATGCGACGCCGCTGGCCCTCGCCCTGACCGAGCTCGTCACGAACGCCGTGGAGCACGGACTCGCGGGGCGCGAGGGTCAGGTCGAGATCGAGGCGATGCGCAGCACGTCACGCCTCAAGGTGAGCGTCCGGGACACCGGCTCGGGCCTTCCCGAGGGTCAGGTGGGTCGCGGTCTGGGCACGCAGATCGTGCGCACCCTCATCCAGGGCGAGCTGGGAGGGACGATCGACTGGCACACGCTGGTCGGCAGCGGAACCGAGGTCACGATCGACATCCCACTCCGGTGGATCGACCGCTCGCGGGCAGACACACGCCCCGTGCCTCTGGGTCACTGA
- a CDS encoding Rv3235 family protein, whose protein sequence is MVASASGTAAEPRHAHIADDYFSRQRTPSSALPDPEPLLLNLARGVLEVLAGAREADQFARWLAEDAYRKLVIRSNLAARARSARGVRAARPHHTILALRQMSPADGVVEAVVVIAGPHRTRAIAIRLEGMDGRWRAASLALL, encoded by the coding sequence ATGGTCGCGTCCGCTTCCGGCACAGCAGCCGAACCCCGCCACGCCCACATCGCCGACGACTACTTCTCGCGGCAGCGCACGCCCAGCTCGGCGCTGCCGGATCCGGAACCGCTCCTGCTCAATCTCGCCCGCGGCGTGCTGGAGGTGCTCGCCGGGGCGCGGGAAGCGGATCAGTTCGCCCGGTGGCTCGCCGAGGACGCATACCGAAAGCTCGTGATCCGCAGCAACCTCGCCGCCCGCGCCCGCAGCGCGCGGGGTGTGCGCGCTGCGCGGCCGCATCACACGATCCTCGCGCTACGCCAGATGAGTCCCGCCGACGGCGTCGTCGAGGCGGTCGTCGTCATCGCGGGACCGCATCGGACGCGGGCCATCGCCATCCGCCTGGAAGGCATGGACGGCCGCTGGCGCGCCGCCTCGCTCGCGCTGCTCTGA